The following proteins are encoded in a genomic region of Nicoliella spurrieriana:
- a CDS encoding glutamate--cysteine ligase translates to MFSKIGQAIFDNEAVSKTSDFKMGLEVEMDRADETGHLSTEPYPNMIGDETTNPWITNDFLEAMSEVVTPPAKNAIDAVHYLYSINTSLRTALSPGEMLWPLSMPPIMPKNKDKSLIAHTTPKKQKYFETWLKKHSISEGAPCGTHVNLSIRPHIIDLVYKNFPNRFQSKQEVKNYLYMTMAQGFIRYRWLITYLFGASPIAEENYFDSDNRPKHPVRSLRQSTSFGFGAKFFADYTNLNTYVDSMNEAVKNKTLLTTAEGQGPVRLRGDNDLDKMKKTGIQYIELRMLDLDPSSSIGIRTGTLRFLRLMASYFIMSPSLKPSEVVKTLARANEMNDTVALEKPNECTYSIHAKSLIRQLKFFVNSIQAGPEYQEIIQDMGLRVKYPELTPSGQLQEKIKDNSLVEYAVALGRDYQDGALQALRPFRGFEDNDRPTAEDLKEYLFGGSWEV, encoded by the coding sequence ATGTTTAGTAAAATTGGACAAGCTATTTTTGATAACGAAGCAGTATCAAAGACTTCAGATTTCAAAATGGGCCTAGAAGTTGAAATGGATCGAGCTGATGAAACCGGCCATCTCAGCACCGAACCCTATCCAAATATGATTGGTGATGAAACTACCAACCCGTGGATTACCAATGATTTTTTGGAGGCAATGTCTGAGGTTGTTACCCCACCCGCTAAGAATGCAATTGATGCAGTGCACTACCTATATAGTATTAATACATCGTTAAGAACCGCTTTATCCCCCGGTGAGATGTTATGGCCACTTTCAATGCCACCGATCATGCCTAAAAATAAGGATAAATCATTAATTGCGCATACCACACCTAAAAAACAAAAGTACTTTGAAACCTGGTTAAAAAAGCACAGCATTTCTGAAGGAGCTCCTTGTGGAACCCACGTCAATTTAAGTATTAGACCCCACATTATTGACTTAGTTTATAAAAACTTTCCAAATCGTTTTCAATCTAAGCAAGAAGTTAAAAACTACCTATACATGACAATGGCTCAGGGATTCATTAGATATCGGTGGTTAATTACATACCTATTTGGTGCAAGTCCAATTGCTGAGGAAAATTATTTTGACAGTGATAATCGGCCTAAGCATCCCGTACGGAGTTTACGACAAAGTACCAGCTTTGGATTTGGTGCTAAGTTCTTCGCGGACTATACGAACCTAAATACGTATGTTGATTCAATGAACGAAGCCGTTAAAAATAAAACCCTGCTAACGACTGCGGAAGGTCAGGGCCCGGTTAGACTCCGTGGTGATAATGATTTGGATAAAATGAAAAAAACTGGAATTCAATACATTGAGTTGCGGATGCTCGATCTAGATCCAAGCAGTTCAATTGGGATTCGGACTGGGACCCTTCGTTTTCTACGGTTGATGGCCAGTTACTTTATCATGAGCCCATCATTAAAACCCAGCGAAGTTGTTAAAACATTAGCCCGGGCCAATGAAATGAATGATACGGTCGCACTCGAAAAGCCGAATGAATGTACCTACAGCATTCATGCTAAGTCATTGATTCGCCAACTCAAATTCTTTGTCAATTCCATTCAAGCGGGCCCAGAATATCAAGAAATCATTCAAGATATGGGGCTGCGGGTGAAATATCCTGAGTTAACCCCAAGTGGGCAACTCCAGGAAAAGATCAAGGATAACTCGTTGGTTGAATACGCAGTTGCACTTGGTCGTGATTACCAAGACGGTGCGCTTCAGGCACTACGACCATTTAGAGGCTTTGAAGATAATGACCGGCCTACTGCTGAAGATCTTAAGGAATACCTTTTTGGTGGTAGTTGGGAAGTCTAA